The region TGGAAGTAGATTGTGCAATTGTTGGTAAAAAGGCAGTTGATCCAAGTTTGGACTCTGGGTTGGGCAAACTTGACCCAGAACAAAACTCAAAGCTACTGCACCATCAGCTCCCTCTAGGTCAGTGTCATGACATACTGGGAAAGAAATGAAGTTAGTAGGAATTCATAAGCCTCTACTAGTGgctcagctgctgcagaagaGTGTGAAGCTTGTCTCACTTgcttaaggccacaatcctaaccaactttccagcactggcatagctgtggcagtggggcatgggcttcatcttgcagttgggtagTCACaaagaccttctcaaggtaaggcaacgtttgttcccttaccttggagttgcattgcccttatctcggtgctggaaagttggttaggattgcaccctaagtcacctAGAACTGCTGGAGCTATAAACATCTACTGCAGTGTCCCTTGCTTGCCTGAGCTTTCTTTTGTGGTGCACAAAGACCTGATTTATGACAACATACCACATGAAAATTGACACAGTTGGCCATGTCTCCCACTACAGTAGTTTGAATTCTGGTTAAAGTAACAAGGGCAACACAGGTCATGATTGAAGAACTGGCAAAATTGTAAAAGAAAACCATAACTCTAACAGATTAACTAGTTAATTGAGGGAGGAAGTTAATGTGTGGAGGAGCAGGGCTGTAAGAATCATTCACATATATTGTTGCtgctgttattattaagaatatttatgtataggattaccagatacaaagtgagacagagtgcctctaccttaaccattgtatagaagatggaattttggtagatgcagcttttcaaaccctcccatgttgagctgcacctgccaaaattaccTCTTCTGTTCAATGGTTAAAgttgtaggcactctgtcccactttgtatctgctGACCCTATTTATGTGCATattattttcaacaaaaacattcttAATGCAACTGACACAGCAAAAGAAATAAGGAACGGATTCCCTATACCAGGGGGGCTACGAATTCAAAGCAGTACAGTGGTGTGCGGTGAATGGTCATCAGGAGtggtgcaggagtttggagcatagcAGTTGAAAATGTCCAGGTCCTGTTTTTAGGGCAATTGTCTACTACAGTatcaaactgtctgccagcagaggaagagggacagacaatttgttactacacagacagttgctctaaaaacagagccacagaaccaggaAGGCTCTCCTGGAAGGGAAGCCCGAAGtgatctggaagtgacattacaagaAGCAAATAGAGGTCAGCTTGCCACAGGAAGAAAAACGTTAAAAATCGCTGTTCTAAAAGCTCAAGGCAAACACTAGCAAATAGCCACTGGAGAGACACTATGCTGAGATGAATGGGGGCAGCTATTCTCCCCTTGTGAAATATAAGgttcctctttgcccaattagtaAGGGTTATCGTCGATATGCCTCAGTAAATAGCACTGTTACAATGATTGGTTTATTTATACATACCGTGCCATCAAAGCCCTTGAAACTTTGCCTAGTTTCAGAGGCAACGTAAGGCAAGTCCTTGCTCccaagggcttacaatctaaaacaaGCAGAAGGGAAACAACAGAGGCAAGGAGGAACAGACAAGGACAGGGAGGGAAGAATGTGGGCAAATGTCATTACATGTATTTAAAGCTTAGGAAGGAGGAAtaaatgtggaactccttgccacaggaagtagtgatggcatcttgcctggatgcctttaagagggaattggacaaatttctggaggaaaagttcatcacgggttccaagtcatggtaggtatgtgcaagttagaggtaggctgcctctgattgccagatgcaggggagggcaccaggatgcaggttgtgtctgttgtctagtgtgttccccgaagcatttggtgggccacggtgagatacaggaagctggactagatgggcctttggcctgatctggcggggctcatatgttcttatgagtggggATGATAGCAGCACACACGTGTGAAATTGGACCTCTCTGGGCCTGAATAAATGTATCAGGTTcccaggggtcttttccagttccatatgcccagaatggcttgctCTAGTAAGGTAAAGTTAcctgcatttttttctctcctgtctCATCTTCTTTCTCTTTATTTCCTCTGCAGTTTCATCCCCTGGAGACAATCTGCTATGAGGCGCGATAAACTGAGAAATGGAATAATTACCACAGTTTCGCTGTCTGAAGCAACCTTCAGTGTTCACGTTTAGAATGCTCGCACTCGAAGACAAAATAATATAACACAAGCTCCCAACCACATTTGCCCCAAAGCATGTTGCTTTGTCACACGAAGGAGACGGAAGCGTTTATTTACAGACATTCTCTAGCCGGTGTTAAATGAAGCCAATCTGGTTCCGATGATATGATTCTACTGTGTTAAATGATGGGAAAGCTCCAGTTTCTTTCTCACTGAGAACATCTGGTCTATCAGAGAAGTTTAAGTCTGGAGACAAAGCCAGCCCGTACCTAAATCAAACTGAATCAGTCACCTCAGGCATTGGATGGGGGTTGCCCACCTCTGTCTCCCTAGTTGcttcactgctcttccttccacatgttggattggaaaaggaagagggggacagagaggaagagaaaatgtggaggtggggtgagtgctgagctagaacatgagAGAATGGGAGGTGCAAAGGCTGGCatgtcattgggtaagggggcagcatttggcatgaggTGTGAGGAGGTCTTAGGCCGACTCTGTCTGGAGATTCACTTCAGTTTTTCAACATGgagtggcaatttttttttttaatgacccaCTTTCCTCCCTGTCTAGCCCTCGAGGTTGTGTGGGATGTAGGCTTCTGATCAGAGGGAAAGAATGACAGCAGTTTTATTCCAAAATACAGCTGTGGATTAATATCACAAAGAGAATGAAAGAGAGTGGAGCCGAGCTATTTTCACAGTTCATTCACATAATGAATGTGGATGTCAAGACACCTTCGTCTGAAGTCTGAGCACTTtggaatgaaacaaaacaaaaaatttagTGGAGGTGTCAAGTTTCCAGCACATACAAGCAGAGGTGGCAAGAAGTTGCACAAACGGCACGGCAATTGCTTTCTCCTCCATCAGTCTTTCTGGATAAAGCTAGCCTGTTTTCTTGCttctcccccccaaagaggagaTAGCTGAGTGTGTAAAGCTGGTATATGATAGAGCTGCATTGCACAAATTCTGTCTTggggaaaaacatgtttttgaaaCTAGCTCATAGTAAGGTTGAGATTAGAAATGGTTTTGCGCACCCTCTGAGTACTTCAATAAAATACTTATATTGTCTTTTTTTGAGTGTCCGAAGCTTTTCACTTACTATGATCTTGGTACCTttttttacaacaaccctgtaaggtaagccaTTAGTATCATAATGCAGGAGAGAAACaaagagagacagtggcttgcttaAGGCAACCTCAGGAAGCAAGATTTGACTCAGTCACTTTCCAGCTCACAGTTGATGCTCTTGGGGCACATCTGAAGGTGATTTGTGATAGCATCCCCTATATAATTTTTGAAAGACCAAATACTGCTGCTGGGACCACCAGCCTTGGATCAGGACCATAATGTTGGGTGAGGAAAGTTAATACTTCCTGCTGCATTAGTTTCACAAATGGCAAGAATTTGGGATCTACCAACTGCTTCTGTGGGGAGGATGAGGACAagaggcaggaaggcctgtggagTAGAAAACATCATTGCCATCACTACCCACTGTGACTTTAAAAGGTGACTATGCTCTTCTCCCCACACAGAGATCCACCAACTGTTTCTGTgtggagcagaaggagaagaggCTTAtccggaggagacctccagggccCAGAACTCCTGCACGTGGtacgttggcacagctgcatggtcACACAGGtgttggattggactgttaatctaGTATTGTCTTTGGACTGGCAGCAACTCCAGAGGGGGGGTTATTCCCATCACTTACTGCCTCATTCTTTTAACTGGaaatggcagggattgaaccttaGATATTCTGTATGCGAAGCAGGTGCTTTCCCACTGAGCTACAATCCCTTACCTCCTGGAAATGTCAGAGTTCTCCAGCAAACCCTTTCCATATTGACTTGTCTGCTGGAGAACCCGTGTGTTACATCTTCTGCATGTCCAtcttctaggacagtgattttcaacctttttcgtctctcggcacactggcaaggcactaaaatgggcaAGGCACGCCattggtttttttgacaattgacaaggcatactgtgctgtcaatcccccagtggtcctatcaataaatgaccctcttccaaattcccacagcacacctggggaccattcgcagcacactagtgtgccacggcacagtggttgagaatggctgttctAGGGTGTGCACTCAATTCACATGGGAAACTTAGCATGTCAGTCTCACCCACGTCCATTCAGTTTAACCCTAGTCATTTTCCATACTTCTTGATGTGGCTGTGCCATGGATAAGGAAAGTTTGCTTATGATGAGCAAGCTATAATTCAAGAAAAGTTCCCCTTCATTAATTTTCTTCTCATTGAAGAGCCACTGataaggaaggaggaaggaggctTATCAATGGCTTAACCCCCCTGGGTTTCCTGGAACACAGCAATACCTGTGCCCAAGTTAATGCACACCATCCAAATGGTACACAAGTTCACACATTCTCATAGTGCCCCTTTCACCCCGAAATTGAACAGGCTGTGATGCTTTATTGCTTTTCTGTGTGATGCTTTGAAGAAGCCCATGAAATCATCTTCCCTTTGTGAaagcatttgttttgttttctaaggTCTTCTCATCAGCCTTTAAAACCCTTTGAAGTGCGGCTCACTAACTGGAGCTCTTTTCTGTCTCCATAAGCTTCAATCTTGAAAGTGATTGAATTGCATCACTatgttccttttctctttcctttttattttcctattAATGCTACATAGTCAGGCTAGCACATACTGAAGACCAGGCAAGCTTTGACTTCCAAGAGTCCATAGTTGTCTGAACTCCTTCCTGTCCTATAATAATTTGCTCTTGTCAGGTCCTCTTTTCTGATGTCATAATTGATTCATCTCTTGCCAGTTTCCAGCCTCTGAATCCTGCAGGATCTTGCAAAGTTCTAATTCACTGTGCaataaaaataacacaggcctacaaaattgagggtcagaaaagcttcccccaaactttatggtggtttgatatgaattttggCCTTCCAGGTCAGAAGGATTATGCGCTAACTGTGATCAACGCCTGTGGTCCTCTTTTCCAATCAGCAGTCTGATTTGCGTAAAGAGCAGGGAGTTAGTACCTGATTTATAGGGCTTCTGGTTCAAGCCGCAGGGAACCTTGCTTCAGATGTCAAATTGCAATTTATTTTGcattctccacccccaccccccccaaaaaaaaccatgtGCAAGGGTCAGACTGGGGTACATACTTGACACAAAGTATGTGCCCTACACATACACactaagggtcaaactacatgttgtgAAAAATGTGCCCCAACTTTCATTCTGATGGCTCAGTGCTTAAAGGACATGCTGCATCTTTCCTGGCCTGTCCTTGGCTCTTGACATGTTTGCCTGACTGGCCCAATGAACTCTTCACCCATCCTGTCCCCCAACCCTGGTTCACTCCCTTCATTTGATAGCTGAATGCCTCTGGAGAAAAGCAACAGAGTGGGTTATCCAAACAAGTTAGGAGCAAGCTGTGGTGACTATTTGaaaaaaagatattttatttAGCGAGTTATCCTGTTGTGTTATATCTCCTAACAGGTGTCAAGGTCAAAATGGTATTTGAGTTTGTCCTTGAAACAGAGCCTTGAATGTGTACCACTTTTCATTCTGATAACTCAATATTTATTGCATAACAAACAATGGGATGCCAAACAGGCTAGTTAATTTGCTCAGCCTACAACCTTACATTGCCACATAAATCAAGAAGTTGGTGCTATCTCTGAACCAGGGCCTGTGAgaggggggtacagggggtaaattgtaccagGCCCAGGATAAAAAAGGGGGCCAAGGAATCAACGGAAGGGGCCCATCCTGCGGTAAAAAAGGGGGCCTGGAAGCCACAGGAGATAGAAATTTtgtgggatctcagaaaatgtttgcatatattgtgtgaagaccagcATTTGCGTTTTGTGTAAGCTTCCATAGTTTTATATGTAATTTGGAAAAATTCTGATCCAGTGGATTTGGAAATTacgatccaatggagaagggaagggcctGAAAGAAACTCTGTCCCCCCTGAGAAAATTCTTCAGAAGCCCtgcactttcccctccccaagcagGGCAGCCTTGTGCAGGGTCTGTGGGGAAAGAGACCTGGAGACAAGTGGGAGGGCAGCAGCCTGCTCTGGGGTCACTGGCAACACAGACCAGGACCATCCTTTTCCCCTTCACGCGCCTGCTAGGCTCTGCACCAGAGAAGACAGGCAGCAAATCCAGGCAGAAGGGCTTTGTGGTCAGCAGACTCCAAGGGAGCAGGCTGTGCTGGGCACCCACTCCCAGGAGGAAAGCCCAGCCAGGCACCCAGAGGGCTGGGCAGAGGCACAGCTGCTGCTCAGGTGGCCGGTATATTTGGTGGGGAGGGAGCCTTGTCCCAGCCTTTGCTGCTCCTGGAAACCTCCAACAAGTTTTCGTAGGGAAAAGACGGGGCTGAACCCACAGCTTTCATGAATGGGAACTCTGCAGCCCTTCATGAGAAAACCACTGTAAATTGAGGCGCAACTGGAAGAGAATCCTGTGCCTGGCAGCAAACTCCACGATCCCCttgtgggcaggtgggggggggctttgaaTCATGGTCTGAAGAAGGAGAgtttgtgcaggagagagagagaagttaatGAGGTTGTGAGTCTACTGGCCCCAGGGACTAAGTTTCCCAACAGGCCCTGCTGTGATTGGGGACTCTGACCCTGAAAGGGGAGGAGGCCTTGCCAGGGTGCTGGAAAGGAGGAAGgcctgagcccagggagggaggaaggtctGCAGGCAGGCCTTGGGAGAGGGTGAGAGAGGGGGAGGCCTGGGTGGAGGCCCAGCGAGGGATGGCAGAGGCAGGTCTTGAttgcagggagaggggaaggaagaagCGGAGCTGAGGCTCTTTGGTTGCAGAGGCTGCACTTGGCAGGCCAGAAAGGAAGGGCCTGCTGGACTCTCCTCCTGCTCCTGTGCAGTGAGGCCTGTGCTGGACTGGCAGCCCCAGGTGTCTGGTTAAGCCCCTTTTGCAGCCCCCTTTGAGGATCCTGTTCCTATGTCCccccagcagtagcatagctagagggggggtcaaAGCTCTTGGTTGCACAGGCTACACCTGGAAGGCCAGAAAGGAAGGGCCTGCTGGACTCTCCTCCTGCTCCTGTGCAGTGAGGCCTACGACTGGCAGCCCCAGGTGtctggttaagggcccaatcctatccaattttccagtgccggtgcaactgtgccaatggggtgtacgctgtatcctgtggtggggaggcagccacaaagtcctcctcaaggtatgggaaaatttgttcccttaccttggggctgcattgcagttgcaccggtgctggaaagttagataggattgggccctaaggcccttATGCAGCCCCCTTTGAGAATCCTGTTcctatgcccccccccagcagtagcatagctagaaggggtcaAAGCTCTGGGGTTGCACAGATTGCACTGGGGAAAGTTAGAAAAGAAGTGCCTGTTGGACTCTTCTGCTCCTGAACAGTGAGGCCTATGCTAGACTGACAGCCACAGGAGCCTGGTTCAGGACCTTATACAGAACCCTTTGGGTTCTGACCCCCCCAAGGATTGCCAGCCCTCCTGCCTCACCTGACCCGTTATACCCCCTGTTCTCTTGAGCCAGATATCTGGGTGATTGCTGgaagcaggcccccccccccagtgtcaagCTCCTCTCCCAAGCTCCTCCCAAGCAAGACTATGGCTGCCTTCGTTGTTTGGTTCGAAAATAGCTGGAAGCGAAGTTGCCGGCATGCTTCTCTGGCTTCTCTCTGTCGTTTGCAAATGAGAAAATGGCATCCAGGCTTTAAACtcaagtgcagggaggctggcatgtTTCCACCCTTCGAACTCAAAggcatggaggctgccatgttttcTAGCCTCAGGCTCAAAAGAAAAATAGCTAGCTTGGCAAGGGTGCTAGAAGACTGCTTCATACCTTTTAGcgcagggacccacttttaaaaataaccctCTATCTATCgcgacccacctagctttatgaaattttttaaaatttttaactcTACCAGCTactcaaggctgtttttatttttattatggggggggggggggcgaatttTGGAAAGTTTGTTAAGCTCCACTTTCATAGGagagggccattctggtggcctggCGTTCCTCTTCATCTGCTCTTCAGAGTGGACTGCGGCATGTTTGCATGTTTGCCTGCTTCTTGGTATACATGCATGcactgctccattttggtttccgtAGGATgcgcagcgcaatcctatcttgcactggaacaggcaggccagaaggcctgtgctgtatccagtgcaagataggggccagaatcagctcagccagaggtaagctcttccccttacccccaggtaagccactacagtcccaatgggtctctgcGGACAtgagccacctccagaggtggcataagtctgaggaatgTGGAACGGCTTGAAgcactgcttgggaacaggggctgGATCCGGCATAAGAGCCGGGGCCCAACTCCGCCACCCGTTCCCTGCCTgtctgcccccaggactgccctccccccaccccagaagctcggccgacacaaggctccttCCCATTTGCCctgtttatggcatgtttgcaaccctcctggtctggcgcaagggactttggattgtgcccttaatagaTTTTCTGTGTCAGCAAttggcttgtcagttttgcaacccacaaaAAATTCATGAAGCAGGTATAAAAGGTTAAAAAACTCATACAggtcctctttctcttcctgacAGAAAGTAGAGAAACAGAATAAAGCCAACCAAATCAACCTTTTGagaacagaaatggctgctgcccattcaggccaggtaagggggggctATGCAgcttgggcttctcctcctgtaactggggcttacttctgggcttgagtgcataggattgtggtgtcagtttggaagctggaatggaaggaaaggatcCTCTGAGCCTCCTTTCAGGCAACTTGGGAATCTTCACTGGAGCTGGAAGCCCAAAAGAGGGAACTGCAAAGTTCAGAGGGAATATGTGTGAGAATGAGATTTCAAATTTAGAAATCTTTTGTCCTTTTGTGGAAACTGGAATACATTTCTCCCTTTGGATTGCAGTCATGGCTTAGGCAGGTCCAATTTTGCTAACAGGACATTTCTTTTTACTTGCAGGGTCCAATTTCATTCAGAGAGATAGGtgtgtatttcagcagtgaagagtgggctctgctgagtCCACACCAAAGGCTCCTATATGAGAACATCATGATGGAGAATTATGAAACTGTGAACTTTGTAGGTAAGGGGGATCCTTTAGCCCTGAATTGATAGTTGCCCAGGTAGGATGCTCCAGTGGATGTTGCCAAGGGGAGTTGGTGGCCAGGCTGCCAGACCTGGGCATGGCTGTTGCTATGCCTGATGGCTCTACACCCTTCCCTTCTGGCCAGCCCAGATCTGGGGCTTTGGATGAGGAAGGTAACCCTAACCTGGTTCCATAAATGAACTGGAAGTCCATTGGCTGCCCTTTGGAGAAGGTGGCTGTAGTTTGGAGAGCACTTCCCCCTGTGTTTGGGCTCTCATTCTGTGTCCAGGACCCACCTGAGATAGAAACTGCATAAGTATTCCTGCATAAATAGTGAAGTGGCATTGAGAGCTCAGGTGGAAGAGCAGCAGGGGACAGGGGTCTGGATAATTTGGAACTTCCTCATTTAGGAATGAAAAATGTCTTTCCTAGAGGCAGAGGTTGGAGTAAAAACCACAGAAAGAGCACAATGTCTTCACTGCAGACATTATTAGTGTACTGGTGTGATAGCTCTCCTTACAGgatcctgggaattatagtttgtGGAAGGCTTTGAGAAGTATCTGCAAGAGATGGTGACTAATTCTTCAGGCCCATTGTTCTCTGATGAAACCCAGCAGCATGGCTTTGAAACTGGACTGATGGCAGGAGACCTCAGATCCCTGAGGCCcagaggaaggccacacttttaattGTCAGAATCGTCACCCTCACTCCCACTTTATCAATCAGACCAGACACgctcagctctttggaggaagggtggtataaaaatggtgGAAGGGtggaaaaattaaataaataagattaaTGCATGACCGCAccttgcttacacagcacatttgacccagtgaacaaaagccacatcctgggagcttcctaaCTTGGAGTAGAGACACAAAAGAACATTtgtcttttctctctcctccctcggCCATAGAAACTCCAGTCTCTTTAGTTAGATTAAccctttgttttcttgtttttccatATGGATGTGTGTGCATTAGATGATGATATCATTTTCTAGAGGCAGGAATAGTTTTATTTCCCTAGATGATTTTTGCATAATTGTGTTGACCCAGAGGAGTGGCAATTGTCTGTAGTTATTAAGAGCTTTATCATTCTATTTTTTTGAATCATATATCAATTGTATTCTTTTTTCTGCGAACAATGTTATTGCCCctctccttgcatctgacaagcCACCTTGGAGGCTCTACTGTCAccaccactccccctcccccccacatagACACTTGAGCCCTGTCCAGGGACACCTAGACTATCAAGTAGTGTACTGCAGCAAACCAGACACTAATCCCACAGGAAGGACTACTGCCTGTAGGTGGATCACACATGAGCTGTGAGACTACTTATGCCTCTCCCAAGGCAGGATTCCTGGTGATAGAGGCACTAGGGAGGTGGGTTCTGGTCTGGAAAGGAAGTGGGGCAACACATGCTTGTATGGGAGACCCCAGTATAAGGGGTTAGGTCAGTGCCAGTAATGAGGTGGTAGTGGCAGAATGCAAGACTGAGGGCTCTGTATTCATAGCTATCTGCTGCCTGGTCTGGAATCCTAGCAATGCAAGAAAACTTGGGAAAGTGGAGGTGGCAAAAATTCACAGATCCCCATTAGACACTCTGCTCCCCTGACTCACATTTGCTATGGGTCACGGACATCACACTTCCccaagcagctgcagtttcttcctttggtctcttactgcatttcttttcttatttcaacagcatcGGTTTGGGACAAGATTGGAAGAAAGAAGAAACCAACTTCATCTTCACAGCAAACAGCCAACACAGCGGAGAAGCTGTATAAGTGCCAAGAGTGCAGAAAGACGTTATGTCAGAGTAGGATACTTAaaatccaccagagaacccacacaggggagaaaccctataagtgccaggagtatggaaagctcttcagtaaaagtggggcacttaagatccaccagagaaccaaTACAAGGGAGAAActctataagtgccaggagtgtggaatgaccttcggTCAGAGAGGTAATCTTATaaagcatcagagaacccacacagggaagaaaccctataagtgtcaggagtgtggaatgaccttcagtcagagaGGTAATCTTATAaaccatcatagaacccacacaggggagaaaccctataagtgtcaggagtgtggaatgaccttcagtcagagaGGTAATCTTATAAagcatcatagaacccacacaggggagaaaccctataagtgtcaggagtgtggaatgaccttcagtcagagaGGTAATCTTATAAagcatcatagaacccacacaggggagaaaccctataagtgtcaggagtgtggaatgaccttcagtcagagaGGTAATCTTATAAagcatcatagaacccacacaggggagaaaccctataagtgtcaggagtgtggaatgaccttcagtcagagaGGTAATCTTATAcaccatcatagaacccacacaggggagaaaccctataagtgtcaggagtgtggaatgaccttcagtcagagtggtaatcttattaaccatcatagaacccacacaggggagaaaccctataagtgtcaggagtgtggaatgaccttcagtcggAGAGGTAATCTTATAAagcatcatagaacccacacagggtaaaaaccctataagtgccaggagtgtggaatgaccttcagttgGAGAGATACTTATATTCCATCATAAAACCCACACAGTGgaaaaaccctataagtgccaggagtggaAAGGCCTTCTATCAGAGTGGTCATCTTCCTAGCCACCAGAGAATCCATTCAGGAGAGTAATGTTATACAGCTTAGGACTGTTAAAATTGGTTTGTGCTCAGTCAGGCACCAAAAGTTGAGTCCCTTGTTTGTGTCAAATTGATGGAAAAATTCTTGCTATTTCTGCAGTGTTATTTGAAATTTAGATGAAGTATTTTGCTTTTTCCTtgcttttttgaaaaataaaacctGTTCATATTTGCCCTGTTGTTATTTGCTGGAGTCTGTGGACTGGTCTTTGCTCAGTCATTGTTCAATTTGGGGTCCAGCACCAATCACTatgatacagtgaaccctcaacaGACCTGGATTACACAGACTTCAGGAGTAGATTTCACAGACCTCAGAAATGGACAGTCTCTGCTTCATTGAAAATTAGTTGTGTATGTTTTGCAAATGCATGTCATCACTGACTtcagtgcatttggatttaatggacttttagCATTAATAGAACCCCTTCCTATTATTCCTTTAAATTTAGGGTTCACTGTACTACCAGCTTCATTTTCCTTATTAGGATCTACCTGTATGACTGAAACTCCCAGCACACAAGGGGGGATTGAACTGGCTGCATGACCACacctttctgagggccagaaccAGACCCACAAGCAATGAGGTCAGAACCAGAACCACGGGGAgaaggagccaacagtggatgaacagacatatCTCCATgagctcctgagagacagtctgttttctccCCAAAAattgcaggtctgaagaggatctgaagatctttataagatctttccacggtgcaggtatctgagagTTTGAAAGGCCAACCGGGGGTGGGGAACTCTCggaaacctaatcgtcagggacagtattgggggaggtgcagtgtctgcaatcaagctgctggctccgtgctaagatatcatatggaagaaaaagcatgaagcgtaaagtttaagttggaaatttaagatgtgttaatattgtccccggctctgattgact is a window of Tiliqua scincoides isolate rTilSci1 chromosome 5, rTilSci1.hap2, whole genome shotgun sequence DNA encoding:
- the LOC136651307 gene encoding LOW QUALITY PROTEIN: zinc finger protein 782-like (The sequence of the model RefSeq protein was modified relative to this genomic sequence to represent the inferred CDS: substituted 1 base at 1 genomic stop codon) — translated: MGFILQLGSHKDLLKKVEKQNKANQINLLRTEMAAAHSGQGPISFREIGVYFSSEEWALLSPHQRLLYENIMMENYETVNFVASVWDKIGRKKKPTSSSQQTANTAEKLYKCQECRKTLCQSRILKIHQRTHTGEKPYKCQEYGKLFSKSGALKIHQRTNTREKLYKCQECGMTFGQRGNLIKHQRTHTGKKPYKCQECGMTFSQRGNLINHHRTHTGEKPYKCQECGMTFSQRGNLIKHHRTHTGEKPYKCQECGMTFSQRGNLIKHHRTHTGEKPYKCQECGMTFSQRGNLIKHHRTHTGEKPYKCQECGMTFSQRGNLIHHHRTHTGEKPYKCQECGMTFSQSGNLINHHRTHTGEKPYKCQECGMTFSRRGNLIKHHRTHTGXKPYKCQECGMTFSWRDTYIPS